The Chlorogloeopsis sp. ULAP01 genome window below encodes:
- the dxr gene encoding 1-deoxy-D-xylulose-5-phosphate reductoisomerase, with protein sequence MKAITLLGSTGSIGTQTLDIVAQYPDQFRIVGLATGNNVELLASQIRQFRPTIAAICLEEKLPLLRELISDVDPQPILLAGEAGVIEVARYGDAQTVVTGIVGCAGLLPTIAAIEAGKDIALANKETLIAGGPVVLPLIEKHGIKLLPADSEHSAIFQCLQGVPKGGLRKILLTASGGAFRDWATEKLAEVTVADALKHPNWSMGRKITVDSATLMNKGLEVIEAHFLFGLDYDNIEIVIHPQSIIHSLIELQDTSVLAQLGWPDMRLPLLYALSWPDRIYTDWERLDLVKVANLTFREPDHQKYPCMQLAYAAGRAGGSMPAVLNAANEQAVALFLDEKIGYLDIARCIEWVCDRFSSDNRSNPSLDDILTADRWARQEVLLASENIGSGSRIISLR encoded by the coding sequence GTGAAAGCGATTACTCTTCTTGGTTCTACAGGATCAATCGGTACTCAAACTTTAGATATAGTTGCTCAGTACCCAGATCAGTTCCGGATAGTGGGATTAGCAACTGGAAACAATGTGGAATTGTTGGCTTCGCAAATTCGGCAATTTCGACCGACTATAGCAGCAATTTGCTTAGAAGAGAAATTGCCACTGCTGCGCGAATTAATTTCCGATGTCGATCCCCAACCTATATTACTCGCTGGCGAAGCAGGAGTCATAGAAGTTGCTCGGTATGGTGATGCTCAAACTGTAGTTACGGGTATTGTTGGTTGCGCAGGTTTGTTGCCTACGATCGCTGCTATCGAAGCTGGTAAAGATATTGCCTTAGCGAATAAAGAAACTTTAATTGCTGGAGGCCCTGTTGTTCTACCCTTAATTGAGAAGCATGGAATAAAATTACTACCAGCTGACTCCGAACATTCTGCGATTTTCCAGTGTTTGCAAGGCGTACCAAAAGGTGGATTGCGAAAAATTTTACTCACTGCCTCAGGAGGTGCTTTCCGGGATTGGGCAACAGAAAAACTAGCAGAGGTAACTGTAGCCGACGCTCTCAAACATCCAAATTGGTCGATGGGACGGAAAATAACTGTAGACTCTGCTACTTTGATGAATAAGGGACTGGAAGTAATAGAAGCTCATTTTCTGTTTGGGCTGGATTACGACAATATTGAGATTGTTATTCATCCTCAGAGCATCATTCACTCCCTAATTGAACTACAAGATACTTCGGTATTAGCTCAATTGGGCTGGCCTGATATGCGTTTACCATTACTGTATGCTTTATCTTGGCCAGATCGCATCTACACTGATTGGGAACGACTAGACTTAGTCAAAGTTGCCAATCTGACATTCCGAGAACCGGATCACCAAAAGTATCCTTGTATGCAGTTAGCTTATGCTGCTGGCAGAGCTGGCGGTTCTATGCCTGCTGTCTTAAATGCCGCAAATGAACAAGCGGTGGCTCTGTTTTTAGATGAAAAAATTGGTTATTTAGATATTGCCCGGTGTATCGAATGGGTGTGCGATCGCTTTTCATCCGATAACCGTTCAAATCCTTCTTTAGATGATATTTTGACTGCGGATCGATGGGCTAGACAAGAAGTTTTGCTAGCCTCTGAAAATATAGGTTCTGGCTCGCGTATCATTTCTTTACGATAA